ttttttgtgtcCAAAGATTTACCATTGGAATCAAAAGAGTTATAGAATTTGACATTGCTGAGATTGAAGAGATATtacaatcaaacaaaaattcattaaaagattatccaaacatGTCTTTTCCAAGACATATGATCCTAtcacattttattaatatatatatatatatatatatgctaaacAGAATTATGACAAGGCTCAATTACAACATGATTTTGAAACATACTTTGTTTCTTAAATAGGTTAGCAAAAACTGGTGTTCTTTTTAATTGACTATGTAATATCAATACAATAGATACAATGATGGCTCATGTAGTAGctaccttccttttttttttgtatgcaaaTACATATGAACAGAGGCATATCATTGATAGTATCATCAATGTTGTCAATAGGCAGGCAGGTGGAATGTTTTTCCTGTATGAGTAAGGAGGTACTGGAAAAACCTTTATGTGGAAGACATTAGCTTCTGCATTATGTTCAAAAGGTGATATTGTGTTAAATGTTGCCTCAAGTGACATAGCCTCATTGTTATTACCAAATGGTAGAACTACACATTCgaaatttgttatttatgtgCCTACATTAGAAAACTCAACCTGTAATATCCACCAAGGTACAAAATAGGCTGAACTGTTAAAGGCAACTAAGTTGATTATATGGGATGAGGCTCCTATGGCTCATAGGTATTGTTTTGAAGCATTAGATAAACATTGAATGACATCATGTGTATGTCTAATTTCAATAATGTTCTATTTGGTAGAAAAGTTATTGTATTTAGAGGCAATTTTAGGTAAATTGTTCTTGTCATACTTGGAGGAAGTAGATCAGACATAGTGCATGCATGCCTTATATCGATGGGACTACTGTACGGTCTTAAAGTTGACAAAAAATGTGTTTGCGGTCCAACTTCACATTGACAAATGCACAAGAAATCAAGAGTCTTTCCCAGTGTTTGATAGATGTCGATGATAGGAAACTAGACAAAGGTGATGATGAGTGTTATGAGATAGAAATTCCACCTAATCTTTTAATAAGAAACTTCATTGATCCTATTGAAGCAATTGTCAACCATATCTACCCAAATATCCAAAAGAAGTATAAAGATGAGGAATTTCTCAAATCTAGAGCTATACTTGCTATAACAAATGAGGTGGTGGACCAAATTAATGACTATATACTAAACATCATCCCAGGTGAAGAGAAAGAATATTTCAATTGTGATTCAATTGACATGACAGATGTTGCAACAACTGAATGTTTTGAAGCAGCTACACCAAATTTTTTGCATTCATTAAAGGCATCATGAATACCTAATCATAAAATTAGGCTAAAAACAGGCACACCTATTATGTTGATTCAGAATTTAGATCAGGCCTATGCAACGGAACAAGGCTAATTATCTATAGAATGACCAACCATGTTATTGaggtacaaataatttttagaaaaaatgtaGTAAGTTTGGTTTATATTCCATGAATGTCATCATCATTATCTCAATCTCATTGGCCTTTCAAGATGACTAGAAGACAGTTCTCACTTATTGTGTCATATGCCATGACAATCAATAAATCTCAAGGTCAATCTCTTCAATGTGTTGGATTATATCTTCCTCAGCCAGGTCTCAATCAGGGCCAAATTTATGTGGCATTCTCAAGAGTTCAGAGCAAAAGTGAATTGAAAATTCTTATCCATGATAAAGAAGGAAAACCACTAAATACAACAACCAATGTGGTTTTCAAGGAAGTACTACAAAATCTGTTGTTAAGTGCAGggttattaactaaattaaaagtTGTAACAGCTTCATGACATCTACATTTTGCATAATTTCACCAAGATAACATTCACCTTAActttacccccccccccctaagcTTGCAACATGAATTCTATAGATATGGTTTATTTACTTGGTTTTAGTTTAAGACTACATGTGTTTGTTAGTTACTGTGTGCAATATTGTATTGATAGTGTAAGAGTTTAGTGTTACTCATTGAATAAAAACATCATTGTCATATGCCTAACTAAATTCAATTGATATTTTGATGCAACAATGCTTATCATCCACCAAGTTTCAATTTTATGCTAAATGCATATATACTTCATGCAATGTTTATAATTAGTCTTAAGTAGATGTGGTGTAAGTCAAGTTTAGTGTGAGTTTGTATTAAATCCTCTCCTGTGGTTAAATGGTATGACAGTGTAATGGtgcaacttttaattttaagtcaTGATAATCAACTTCTGAGGCTATTATCTATAAGGTATCACTAATTTGCATGTGATATTTTGAACATGACAAGCTTCATGTAACCCAGTAAATTAGCATGATTGTACCTCTACTACGTATATGATGACCAATTGTGTTGATATCAATACACTTCCAAAGCAATCAGATTAAGATCATCTGCAGTTAACTGCAATGTTATTAACAAATCTACAAGTTGTAACGGCTTCATGACATCTACTTTTTGCACAATttcatacataacaaaattcacCTCATCTTCATCCTGCTAAGCTTGCAACATGAGTTCTTTAGATAtggtttatttatttggtttcaATGTAAGACTACATGTGTTTGTTAGTTACTATGTGCAATATTGTATTAACAGTGTAAGAGTTTGGTGTTGCTCATTGAATTAAACATCATTGTTGTATGACTAATTAAAATCAACTGATGTTTTGATGCAGCAAGATCATTCAACCTCGAGGTTTCAATTTTACACTGAATGCATGTATACTTCATGCAATGTTTATACTTAGTGTCTTAAGCAGGTGTGATGTAAGTCAAGTTTAGTGTGACTTTGTATTAAATTCTCTGTTATGGTTAAATAGTATGACAGTGTAATGGTGCAGGCTTTAATTTTGAGTCGTGATAATCAACTTCTGAAGCTATTATTTGGAAGGTATCATCAATTTGCATATGTGATATTTTGAACATGACAAGCTTCATGTAACTGAGTAAATTAGGATGACTATACCTCTGTTGTGTATATGATGACCATTTGTCCTGATATCAATACATTGCTAAAGCAATTAGATTAAGATTATCTGAAGTTAATTGTAGGGTTATCAACTACATTATAGGTTGCAATAGCTTCATGACATCTATTTTTTGCACAGtttcattcaaaacaaaatttttaacaGCTTCATTATCCTAAGCTTGTAACATAAGTTCTTTAGATGTGATTTATTTACTTGGTTTCAATTTAAGACTAAATGTGTTTGTTAGTTACTGTGTGCAATATTGTATTGAAAATGTAAGAGTTTGGTGTTGCTCgttgaattaaaatatcattgttCTATGACTAATTAAAATCAACTGACGTTTTAATGCAACAAGATCATTCAACCATGAGGTTTCAGTTTTAcgttgaatgtatgtatacttCATGCAATGTTTATACTTAGTGTCTTAAGCAAGTGTGGTGTAAGTCAAAGTTAGTGTGACTTTGTATTAAATCCTCTCTAGTGGTTAAATGGTATGACATTGTAATGGTGcaacttttaattttgagtcaTGATAATCAACTTTTAAGGCTATTATACACAAGGTATCATCAATTTGCAAttgtgatattttaaaaatggcaAGCTTCATGCAACCCAATAAATTAGCATGTCTATACCTCACCTGTGTATATAATGACCATTTGTGCTGATATCAATACATTTCGAAGTACAAAATTGATTGATTTATAAAGAAAGAACTCACACATATACTATAATTTTCATACATTCATGCTACTTCGAGCCATGTTTTTTTCTATAAccatttgaaataaattttaacttttctttttaaatatcaaaGTCTTCAATTAAACAGTTTTCCAAATAAATCGGAAGTTATGTAAAAGTGCCATATTAATGTCCCGCATTGACCCAAACTTAcctacaaatttaatttcaaaaaataattttttacacacTCAAATAATGCACAATCTATACAAAATCGCTATCGACCCATACAAATTGCAAATGTATAATGACTTTATGGATTCATAATATGTATCAGATTCAACAAAGGACAATTATGTAATTGTCCAAAATGGCATGGGTGTCCAAGTATATTGGTGGGTGCAGGAAGAAAATTTGGTGTTATGATGAATGCTTCGTTCTTAAAACCGCAAACTCCATATGCGGTTTCATTTGCTTCTCCTTCATTGAACAGTGAAGAATGCACACGTTTCTAGCAAAGATGAAGATCGAACCAAGGTTAAAAGACAAAGCTGGTTAGTCTAACACGCAACCACAATGCTCTCCTCCACCATCGTCATTGTTTGACACCCTCATCCGGCCACCAGTCACGCAATGAGCCATTGCACCTGTAACATccaatttttttgtgaaatagattaaaaatatttttcatttaaaataaatagatttttagaaaaaaaaatgatgagatttttataattaaataaataaggagaaatactCATTTCACGCAGACAGTGGAACGAAGGCTgcaatctcttctccttctctcaaACGTTTGGAAACCTTATCAAAACAAACAGAGAAAAAGTTTGAGAAATGTTAGAGATGTTGTTATCGCTGTCGgaacacacgtgagcccgcatagaggtaagggatgagtttatcgcaattggggttagaatgaacatgtgtaggaatccttaAGAGATCAAATTGGGTTTTTTTTTGGATGtttattatattgaaattattgttgtatgattatgtgaaattgtttgagggattTTACTCCTCGTggattgagaaatatttttgtataatttgtttgtgttttttataagattaacgtgataaataattatattgggatcatgaaattatgattgaaattgtgtataagtgataaattaaatatgtgataaattgtgggataacatgttgctttgaaattataatattgttattgagattgagtataagtataaagttgaacatgtgttaatttgtgagaatcacgtaaacatgtgatggtggattgtgacattatgagatgtaaaattgtgaacatgaaatttagttgtgaataagtgtgtggttaacacttaaTATGAAAATACTTGTGtcgtgagttgtgaattatacaataatcaaaccagtgtttaccttgagaaaaatatttatgcacagtgttaaagggaaagtgtaggattcttagttaggaacctaaagtgttaaattgtaacgcaatgtgttaaacatgtttgaaacacgagtgtgagatcatggatattgtataattcatgagcagtgtttgcTTATAATATTGTTGAAATTAAGTATAAGtaaaaagttgaacatgtgttaatttgtgagatacacgtaaacatgtgatggtggattgtgacattatgagatattaaattgtggacatgagatttggttgtgaataagtgtgtgtttaacacttgatgtgctaatatttgtgttgtgagctatgaattatacaataactcgaccagtgtttaccttgagaaaagtgtttatgtgcagtgttaaagggaaaatgtaggtttccttgttaggaaccagtgttaaattgtagcgcaatgtgttaaacgtgtttgaaacacgagtgtgaggtcatgggtattgtataattcatgaacagtgtctgtgtgtaaaaaaatattttaggggttagacctGAATCATGAAGGTGAGGCCCTAACAGATTCTTTGAAGTCAAAACCTTGAGGGTAAAGACACTCAGTttaagtgctcctttaagcctatgttgatctcatatggttggagcattcttgtaAAACGAAGTGACTCTGACTGATCACGTTATAATTTTACTTAGTGAAAGTAACCTGACATGCCCactgtgtggtgtgtcttgttaagTACTCCTAAATGCCTCAGGGTGATTTTTCACTGAtatggtatcacattgcatataagtttgagtcttagtataattgttgcataacggttgctaattatttattatgaaattgatgagtgttattacGTCTTGACCCAAGTGTGCGaatcatgtgtaatgtgatttgtgattgaaaaatgaattttaaatgataaagtgatgAAGCGACGTGAGTTTtattaagttgagttatgttataaatacttttataatttatttggattacatctttgtttatttttatttttttagaaatgtgataactcactctctgtgtgctatttgtgtttggatcttgtcaTGATCTCAAATCTTGTGTTCGTGAGAGCAGTTGACTAGGTGGATGACATTAAAGAACCTTGTGTTAGAGGACgctgggacacaatgctctatTAGGATATGATATTGgagatgagtttttattttaattgcatgatgttattttattttattttacttcacTCATTTAACACAACATATTTGTAAACTTTGATGGCCTTACTTCAAGccaaatatgtatttttataagatttacttggtaatagtgaagtgaatgtgaactttTTACTCACGTGAATTTGTTTATcagtatttttatatgttttatttattagtacatatatgtatcgggtagagggtgtcacagtgtTTGCTAAGAATGTTCAAACTCCTACGCTGTACTAAATGATTTTGTATTATCACTCACAAACCCAACAACATCATATTAGGCTTAATGTTCTCAACATGCGCTTTGTTTGGTTATTAGAGGATACTATATTTTGATAATCAAAACACTGAACAACGACACAAAGATATGTGCATTTAGTTTGAATTTAGGAAAAGAGCATTACACGTGGACAAACACAAATTATGTTATTCATGCTAATTGAATGCCCTAATTGTCattacaaaataaatgtttGTCAGAAAACGATTTCTATTTTACCCATTTGATTTATATGAACATTGTGTAGTAATAGCTCTATGTATGAAGGGGCTTTCATCATGCCACAAGATTATTATGTCAGATTTGTAATAGCATTGTCTACTAATACATTGTCTAGTAATACATTTTATGAAGGGGCTTTCATCATCCCTTTCTTCGTTAATAgagtatatcattttttttataatcataacACACTTGGACACATTGTTCTGTTACCTTTTAAAATTGTCTTTTCAGCAAATTATGAGTGTTGTAGTTTTATCCATCTCATTACACTTATTTATTGTTTGGTTGTTTTGTTTAAATTCATAATATGCATAACTTTGAGCACATTGAACATGGAAAATAGGTGTGTGATGTACATCTTTATGTGAGGCTAAGAAAGAACTGGTTTTCATCGTGACACAAGATTAATGTCAATTTTGTTATATCATTGTATAATAATATGCTTAAATGGTTATTTATTTGTCAACATTTAGTTATGCCAACTTTTTAACTTTATATGGAGTTCAAAATTGATGAACGAAAAGCACAAAAAGTGTTATGAAATGGCCAACATCATGTTGCATATCACAAGAACATCAAAGGAGATTTTAAACACTGTTCATGACAAGGAACAGGTTAACCATTTATTATGATATTGttgtcattttaattcttatgtaacatatcattttttcaattattttgtagAATTGACCAACTAATTATTCACATTCTAATGTTACACATATTTCAAAAGTAGACTTACGGTGAAGTTAGTAGGTCATTTGTCATGAGGTGGAAGGACAGACTTCAAGATTATTGGCATTTGTTTGACAAAAATGGGAATATGCATACTGTTGTGTACAACCAAGATTTGGACGGCTCAGCCATTGTATCAAGGTGGACCACACTACGAGATTTCTATTATTGACCGGAGATCATCAAGTGACGTTAACCCATTATGGTCAGAGTATATTCTTGTGGACCATATTCAAAACTGGTAGCCATAAAAAACATTCTCAAAATGGCACTCATTATACCATCAAGTACCGAATTCGATCACTTTCAATATGGTTCTGAATCAATACAAAATTACTTATAGCAACTTGGTGAGTTACTTAATAATTTACTTAATCATTCAGTCAAACTTTATCTAtcaagtttttaatttcttctatttctcacgcaaaattattgttaatatcAAGAAGTTCCaagttgtatttattattttataaaagacaAGTTCACTCATTTGAATTTGGAAGACATTGTGGAATGCCACATTGTTTACAATCACTAgagaaaaacaactaaaattggAGCCGGATAGAAAACTTTTTGTGAAACACAATCTTTCTAACCTGACatgaaaattgtctttgaattCCCTGATATAATAGTTAACtgtgttttattttggccatgtttataaattaagtaCAATGTTATTTTGActtttgtaaatatttgtaaattgaCACTTTATTTTGTGGACATGTTTTTCCTACAAACAATGTCTCTAACATTATGACTTTGTTAATTGattgtttcttatataatatatgttttattatgaTAGACTTGAAATTTAGTTTACACGTGttgatcataattttttttatccatattcTATTTTGTTCTCATTTACTGAGTTTCGAGTTAAATACATCATAATATTGTCCAATGTTATAACCATATGAATATAATTATATGGTCAATTTTCTCGGTTTACTTGTATGTATGCCCAGGTACTGAACTAGTTAAATGATTGATACGACAACCCATTCAATGGAGCACATTACTATATATAATCGATCTcgatttctagtttttttttcatataaatttgtGTATACTCTTACGACCCTGCCGAGGGGGTGGTTGAGATGTACATTGCAAATTGTGGGTTTTGGATAGCTTCAATGGCTTCCAATGTCTCAACTACATCTTTCATAGAAGGACGTTCTTGAGGGACAAATTTTAGGCATTTTAGAGTAAGTTGTGCTGCTTGCCAGGCTGCCTCAAGTGAATATTGACCCTTTATCTCTGTATCCATTattgttttcaacttttttttggaAGAGAGAAGAGGCTCGGTCCATTCAACTAGGTTACGCTGCCCTGTTGGCCGTTTTGCGTCAAATGTTCGCATGCCTGTCAGTATTTCAAGTAGCACTACACCAAATCCGGAGACATCACTCTTCACATACAAGGCGCCTGTTGAAATATTAATACAATTCAAAGTCATGTTAATTAGTTTGTGGTTGAAATATTGATACAAGTGACCTGTTGAAATATTCCTTAGTTTTAGTCTACCTTCCCCTACTTCATCTTCCACAAACCATTGATTGCTTTAGAATATTACATTAAGGTCAATTTGGTTTAAGGAAGCTTTGtgtgttttcatttcttttttttacttatagttACAAAAATGCTAATATGCtgacttatttttagtttatttcttATTCTTATAAATAGTGAAAACAGCACAATTCCTTCTTTTCTGGTACAAATCTTTGAAATCAAGAAGTCAAGTGGCATTTTAGTAATTAGATACGAAAATaggaaatataaacaaaaaaaagaaattctcaAACCAGATAAACCATTCATTTTGTCCTAGATTTTGCTTCCATTTCCTTCTTATATAGCATGGCATGTAATTCTTGGGTCATATTATGCCTTGTGAGTCATTAATAAAGTCAAAACATACATTTCAAGTTGCTTTAATTGTCAATTATGTCAAGATATGGTTACCTGTTAAACAGTATTCTGGAGATACATAACCAAACGTGCCAGAGACCATAGTAGTTACATATGATTGTCCCTCGGAAGGCCCCAATTTTTCCAAGCCAAAATCTGAGATCTTTGGATTGTAATTctgtagaaaacaaaacaatctattatcaaaatgatttgacaaattttgcattaaataaatatcaattttgcTATGTATTCTGGAGCAGCATAACCATCCGTGTCCATGACCCAGGTTCTTACATGTGACTGTCCCTCAGAAGTTCCCAATTTTGCCAAGCCAAAATCTGAGGTCTTTGGATTGTAATTCTGTAGAAAACAACACAATTTATTGTCAAAATGATCTGACAAATTTtgcattaaataaatatcaattttgcTATGTATTATGGAGCAGCATAACCATACGTGTCCATGACCTTGGTACTTACATGTGATTGTCCCTCAGAAGGCCCCAATTTTGCCAAACCAAAATCTGAGATCTTTGGATTGTAATtctgtagaaaaaaaaacaatctatTATCAAAATGATCTGCCAAATTTtgcattaaataaatatcaattttactatttattctGGAGCAGCATAACCATATGTGTCCATGACCCAGGTACTTACATGTGATTGTCCCTCAGAAGACCCCAATTTTGCCAAGCCAAAATCTGAGATCTTTGGATTGTAATTCTGTAGAAATCTAAACAATTTATCCTCAAAATGATATgacaaatttttcattaaataaatatcaattttgcTATGTATCCTGGAGCAGCATAACCATACGTGTCCATGACCAGGTACTTACGTGGGATTGTCCCTTAGAAGGCCCCAATTTTGCCAAGCCAAAATCTGAGATCTTTGGATTGTAATTctgtagaaaacaaaacaatttatcatcaaaataatctgacaaattttacataaaataaatatcaattttgatatttttaaaaatattatgcatTCATAACATCATGTAACCTCCTTCAACTAATCAACAAATCCAGTACTAACAAGTGACAACACTTTAAAAAGCGACAAGGAAACCAAGGAAAACGAAGACATTGCACTTTTCAGCCAATATACTATTGACAGACTAAGTTTTGATACCTTTCCAATATGAGCGtggttagtaaaaaaaatgatgggaTCCAAATTCATAAACTGTCTATTCATCCCAACTTGATACTACATTTGCTTCAACTTTCATCTCTTGAAATAAGGGACAAGGTGGACTAACAAACTTTGTAACAAATccgcaaataaaaaataacttactcCATCAAGTAGTATATTTGAGGACTTGAAATCTCTGTGAATGACGTTGTTTTCAGAAGCATGCAAGAAAGCTAATCCCCGAGCTGCACCAATAGCTATTTTAAGCCGTGTGTTCCAAGAAAGTAATTCTAAGTTACGATTTCCTGCTCAGaaacac
The Glycine max cultivar Williams 82 chromosome 16, Glycine_max_v4.0, whole genome shotgun sequence genome window above contains:
- the LOC100817777 gene encoding probable serine/threonine-protein kinase PIX13 isoform X1, with the protein product MGVCFSSGPTQNSSSLDRPYYSGSASTNCKNVGITETTSSSTVNRQFSVIVSGSIYRRPLSLPLPPPDGLIPKWPNLKVFDFEELKSATNNFRHDTLLGQGGFCRVYKGWLDEDTLAPTKAGYGMVVAIKRLNPESTQGFVQWQTELNMRRLSHPNLVNLLGYCWDDDEHLLVYEFMPKGSLDNYLFKRNRNLELLSWNTRLKIAIGAARGLAFLHASENNVIHRDFKSSNILLDGNYNPKISDFGLAKLGPSKGQSHNYNPKISDFGLAKLGSSEGQSHNYNPKISDFGLAKLGPSEGQSHVSTKNYNPKTSDFGLAKLGTSEGQSHNYNPKISDFGLEKLGPSEGQSYVTTMVSGTFGYVSPEYCLTGALYVKSDVSGFGVVLLEILTGMRTFDAKRPTGQRNLVEWTEPLLSSKKKLKTIMDTEIKGQYSLEAAWQAAQLTLKCLKFVPQERPSMKDVVETLEAIEAIQNPQFAMYISTTPSAGS
- the LOC100817777 gene encoding probable serine/threonine-protein kinase PIX13 isoform X2, with protein sequence MGVCFSSGPTQNSSSLDRPYYSGSASTNCKNVGITETTSSSTVNRQFSVIVSGSIYRRPLSLPLPPPDGLIPKWPNLKVFDFEELKSATNNFRHDTLLGQGGFCRVYKGWLDEDTLAPTKAGYGMVVAIKRLNPESTQGFVQWQTELNMRRLSHPNLVNLLGYCWDDDEHLLVYEFMPKGSLDNYLFKRNRNLELLSWNTRLKIAIGAARGLAFLHASENNVIHRDFKSSNILLDGNYNPKISDFGLAKLGPSKGQSHNYNPKISDFGLAKLGSSEGQSHNYNPKISDFGLAKLGPSEGQSHNYNPKTSDFGLAKLGTSEGQSHNYNPKISDFGLEKLGPSEGQSYVTTMVSGTFGYVSPEYCLTGALYVKSDVSGFGVVLLEILTGMRTFDAKRPTGQRNLVEWTEPLLSSKKKLKTIMDTEIKGQYSLEAAWQAAQLTLKCLKFVPQERPSMKDVVETLEAIEAIQNPQFAMYISTTPSAGS
- the LOC100817777 gene encoding probable serine/threonine-protein kinase PIX13 isoform X3, encoding MGVCFSSGPTQNSSSLDRPYYSGSASTNCKNVGITETTSSSTVNRQFSVIVSGSIYRRPLSLPLPPPDGLIPKWPNLKVFDFEELKSATNNFRHDTLLGQGGFCRVYKGWLDEDTLAPTKAGYGMVVAIKRLNPESTQGFVQWQTELNMRRLSHPNLVNLLGYCWDDDEHLLVYEFMPKGSLDNYLFKRNRNLELLSWNTRLKIAIGAARGLAFLHASENNVIHRDFKSSNILLDGNYNPKISDFGLAKLGPSKGQSHNYNPKISDFGLAKLGSSEGQSHNYNPKTSDFGLAKLGTSEGQSHNYNPKISDFGLEKLGPSEGQSYVTTMVSGTFGYVSPEYCLTGALYVKSDVSGFGVVLLEILTGMRTFDAKRPTGQRNLVEWTEPLLSSKKKLKTIMDTEIKGQYSLEAAWQAAQLTLKCLKFVPQERPSMKDVVETLEAIEAIQNPQFAMYISTTPSAGS